CTGGTGCCAGCGCGGCTCTTAATTCGGCCCTGGTTGGCGTCCAGGTTGGTAAAACAAAGCGGGCACAATGTCGTCGCTAGGCATTGACCTCCGTGGCGTTCGACATCATCGAGTATCTTGTAAAGTAGCTTGTGGACCATGTCTCTTTGGCTAAATAGTTGGGCTCCACCACAGCACTGAGCCTTCAACGGGAAGAAGACCGGCGTGGCGCCGAGACTCTCGGCTATTTGATCTTGCCACTCAGGAAACTCGAAGTCGTCAGGGCCGTAGGGCCGTGATTGGTGACAGCCGTAGTAACTGGCTACCTTGAGGCCGCTGAGTTTGTTCTGCACCTTTGAAGCGATCACGTCAAGGCCGATGTCGTTGATAAAGACATCCATCAGGTTTCGTACGCGCGCCGTTCCCTTATATTCAATGTTCACCACAGCCAGGGCTTCTTTTACTTGATCTCTGATCCTTCGATCTTCAGTGAATATTACATGGGCATTCACCAGGTTTCGGTAGCAGCAGCTACATGGCACTAGCATGTCGAGGCCAGTCTTCTCGGCGAGTGCCAGGTTGCGGGTAGCCAGAGCCACTGACATGAGTTCGTTTATTGATTCGCCTGGACAACCGCAGCATGTCCAATCAGGCAACTCCTTGAGCTCGATGTTCAGAACCTTCGAGACGGCATCAATCGAGGCTTGAATAGGTTTGCCAGTGGTCTCCATGGCACAGCCGGGGTAGTAAGTATAGTACTTCATTGCGCACCTCCTGCCTTCTGCATTGCCTCGACTTTGTCCATAATGGCTGCGACTTCTCGACTGCCTTTCACTTTCTTAGGCGGGAAAATGGGCATAAGGCCACGACGCATAAGAGACAGAGCTAGAGGCACGTCTTTAAGCCCGTACAAAATGTTTGATGTCAAGTAGAACCTAAGCGCCATGCCTAACTCCCAGACGCGCCCTTGCCTCATTGCGTTGCGAAGGCTTCTGAATAGCTTTATAGTTGGAGTTTTCGGCTTGTACCCTTCGCGTTCTGCGATAGCCTCCACAGCGTGTATGAGTTGAGCTGGCTTGATCCCTCTAGGGCATCGAACCGTACACAAGTAGCAAGTTACGCAATTGAATGCAGAAGTGCTCGAAAGCACCTGTTCTCTCTTGCCAGCTCGGATCATGGCAATGATCTTCCTGGGTGGATGCTCCCACCACTCGACCGTGGTGCATGAACCGCTGCATACCCCGCATTGAATACACTCGTTAATCTTCTCACCACCGGGCTCGGCTGCAACCTCATCGACGAAGGTTTTGGCTCCCCTTATTGTTGTTTCCATCGGATACTCTCCTTCCGCAGTCTGCTTATTGAATACATTACACCAGGATTCCTTCTATTTGTGCCATAATTTCTTCGGTGGTGTAGTGTTTATGTTTGATAGCGCTGCTGGGGCAGGCTGCAACACAGGCACCACACCCTTTACAGAGGGCTTCGTTAGTTCTCGATATCTTTTCCTCTTCAATAAAGGAAATGGCGTTATATGGGCAAAGTGCATTGCAAATCCTACAGCCAGAACACTGTTCCTCGTTGATCACTGCTGTAGTTGCCAGAGTCTCCACTTTGCCCTTGCTGATCAAAGCGAGAACCCTTGCCGCTGCGGCTGATGCCTGTGCCACTGTGTCGGGGATGTCCTTCGGGCTCTGGCAGCAACCGACGACAAATACACCGTCGGTCATGGTAGCTACTGGATCAAGTTTTGGATGCTTTCCAATGAAGAAGCCGCCTGAACCGCAACTGATGTTGAACATCCTGGCGACTTCAAGGGCGTCCTTTTGGGGCTCCAAAGCACAGCTAAGAATAACCATATCGACTGGTAAACGCTCCTTGTCGCCAATCAAGCTATTTTCGAACCTAACGATTAGTTTGCCTTCCTCGTCAGGTGTTTCGGCCACATCTGTGACTTCACCAGGACGACCGCGATACAGAATCGTTCCTTCCCTTAGTATGCGGTTGTAAAATTCCTCGAAACCTTCACCTGGACTTCTGATGTCGATATAGAACTCATATACTTCGGCTTTGGGTAAGTGCTCTCTCAGAAGATGAGAAAACTTCAAGGAATACATGCAA
The window above is part of the Chloroflexota bacterium genome. Proteins encoded here:
- a CDS encoding heterodisulfide reductase, translating into METTIRGAKTFVDEVAAEPGGEKINECIQCGVCSGSCTTVEWWEHPPRKIIAMIRAGKREQVLSSTSAFNCVTCYLCTVRCPRGIKPAQLIHAVEAIAEREGYKPKTPTIKLFRSLRNAMRQGRVWELGMALRFYLTSNILYGLKDVPLALSLMRRGLMPIFPPKKVKGSREVAAIMDKVEAMQKAGGAQ
- a CDS encoding disulfide reductase produces the protein MKYYTYYPGCAMETTGKPIQASIDAVSKVLNIELKELPDWTCCGCPGESINELMSVALATRNLALAEKTGLDMLVPCSCCYRNLVNAHVIFTEDRRIRDQVKEALAVVNIEYKGTARVRNLMDVFINDIGLDVIASKVQNKLSGLKVASYYGCHQSRPYGPDDFEFPEWQDQIAESLGATPVFFPLKAQCCGGAQLFSQRDMVHKLLYKILDDVERHGGQCLATTLCPLCFTNLDANQGRIKSRAGTRFEMPIIAVTQLMGVAFGLKPAELGLKKNISPVTKVLDPYLKVRA